Proteins encoded by one window of Salarias fasciatus chromosome 1, fSalaFa1.1, whole genome shotgun sequence:
- the cskl gene encoding tyrosine-protein kinase CSK → MSGIHAPWSTGTECVAKYNFQTANEQDLPFCKGDVLTIIGVTRDPNWYRARNTVGREGTIPANYVQKREGVKSGGKLSLMPWFHGKITREQAERLLYPPETGLFLVRESTNYPGDYTLCVSCDGKVEHYRIIYHNGKLTIDEEEYFENLMQLVEHYTKDADGLCTRLIKPKLMEGTVAAQDEFSRSGWALNRKELKLLQTIGKGEFGDVMVGDYRGTKVAVKCIKNDATAQAFIAEASVMTQLRHNNLVQLLGVIVEERGSLYIVTEYMAKGSLVDYLRSRGRTVLGGDCLLKFSLDVCEAMEYLEANNFVHRDLAARNVLVSDDNIAKVSDFGLTKEASSIQDTAKLPVKWTSPEALREKRFSTKSDVWSYGILLWEIYSFGRVPYPRIPLKEVVPRVEKGYKMDAPDGCPPVVYDLMKQCWTLDPVVRPSFRMLREKLQHIRAKELYL, encoded by the exons GCGCCATGGTCAACTGGAACAGAGTGTGTCGCCAAGTATAACTTCCAGACTGCCAACGAACAGGACCTGCCCTTCTGTAAAGGAGATGTACTGACCATCATCGGAGTCACCAGG GATCCAAACTGGTACAGAGCAAGGAACACTGTGGGACGGGAGGGCACCATCCCAGCCAACTATGTGCAAAAAAGGGAAGGAGTCAAGTCAGGCGGGAAACTTAGTCTCATGCC CTGGTTTCACGGGAAGATAACCCGGGAGCAGGCCGAGCGGCTCCTCTATCCCCCGGAAACGGGTTTGTTTCTGGTGAGGGAGAGCACCAACTATCCCGGCGACTACACCTTATGTGTCAGCTGCGATGGCAAGGTGGAGCACTACCGCATCATCTACCACAACGGCAAGCTCACCATCGACGAGGAGGAGTACTTCGAGAACCTCAtgcagctggtggag CATTACACCAAAGATGCCGACGGCCTCTGTACCCGCCTTATTAAGCCCAAGCTGATGGAGGGAACGGTGGCGGCGCAGGACGAGTTCTCCAGGA GCGGCTGGGCCCTGAACAGAAAGGagctgaagctcctccagaCCATCGGCAAAGGGGAGTTCGGAG ACGTGATGGTAGGAGACTACAGAGGGACCAAGGTGGCGGTCAAGTGCATCAAAAACGACGCCACGGCGCAGGCTTTTATCGCCGAAGCCTCTGTCATGAC GCAACTGAGACACAACAACCTGGTGCAGCTGCTGGGGGTGATtgtggaggagagggggagtcTCTACATCGTTACAGAATACATGGCCAAG GGCAGCCTAGTGGATTACCTGCGCTCCAGAGGAAGGACCGTTCTCGGTGGCGACTGCTTACTCAAGTTCTCCCT TGACGTGTGTGAAGCCATGGAGTACCTGGAGGCCAACAACTTCGTCCACAGAGACCTGGCCGCTCGCAACGTGCTGGTCTCCGACGACAACATTGCCAAGGTCAGCGACTTCGGCCTCACCAAGGAGGCCTCCTCCATACAGGACACTGCCAAGCTGCCCGTCAAGTGGACCTCCCCCGAAGCACTAAGAGAGAAG CGGTTTTCCACCAAGTCGGACGTGTGGAGTTATGGCATCTTACTGTGGGAGATTTACTCCTTTGGGCGTGTGCCTTACCCTAGAATT ccgtTGAAAGAGGTGGTGCCCCGGGTGGAGAAGGGGTACAAGATGGACGCCCCGGACGGCTGCCCGCCGGTGGTCTACGACCTGATGAAGCAgtgctggaccctggaccccgTGGTGCGGCCCTCCTTCCGCATGCTgagggagaagctgcagcatATCAGAGCCAAAGAGCTCTACCTGTGA